The genome window AGCTCTACCAATGCGTTTTCAATGGCTTTTCCGTCTTTGGTTGTCAGTATTCCGACCACCGCACCAAAGATCGGCTTTGGGTCGAGTTGCACCTTCAGGTTTGAAAGGACTTCACCTTGTGACAACTGAATGACAGTGGCCTCGGCCATGTCTTTTTTGCCATCATACCAAGCATCGTCCATCATATCCCCTTCGCCATACCAAGAGGTAAACAGGTTATATGCTCCTTCAGGGATGTCTTTGATGACGAAGGCGCCATTTTCATCGGCCATCGCAAAACCACCAAAGGTAGCCCTTCCATTTGCATTTCCTACAGGATCCAGAATGGCCCTTGAAAACAAGGAGAGATTGGCATGGGGCAAGGGCATTCCTGTTTTATCCGTTACAACGCCACTAATGACCCCCGTTCCTTTTTGAATGGGCATGTCAAACTGAATGTCTTCTGGATTACTTTTCCCGTTTTCAATGCTGATTAGGGTTGCTTCTTCGGGTGTTTCGGCTTGTTTATACCAGATATAGGCACAAGAAAACGAGATACAAGCACTAGCACTCAGCAGATAGTCGCCATCTGGTAGGTTATTGATGACAAACCTGCCTTCTGGATCGGTTTGGGTATAGAGACGGGTTGTAGCAACGGGGTCTAACGATTCCACAATCACCCCTGCTTGTGCGATGGGGTTTCCATTTTTGTCTTTCACGACGCCAGAAATCCGTCCATTCATAAGCGGGACTACAAAATCGAGCCCGCTTCTTTCTGCATTTTCATTAATCGTCACCATTTGGGGATAGGTTAACTGATACAGTTGTCCCCCATTGGATGTAAAGACCTGCACACTTAATTGATATGTTCCGGCCAGCACACGATCAAACCTAAACCTGCCATCGGCTTCTAATTTTGTGTTATAGAACCCACGTCCAGAGGCACTCACTTCTGTGGAGGCAAGAAGCACATATCCAGCCGTCACGGGTGTCCCGTCTTTTGTGGTCACTTTTCCTGTAGCGCTCCCATACGTAAAGCGTACTTCCAATTTAAAATCTATCCCTTTCACTAGTTCGCCTTCTTTTACAGGAATTGATCTGGACTCGGTCATTTCTTTGGCGTTCGGATACCACACCGAAACGTCTAGTTCTGGGATGACCACCTGCACATAGTAGTCTTCTGGGTCGAGTTTTTCAAGGAGGTATTGGCCATTTTCATCGGTTTGGGTGGCATACCCACCCCAATTCCAATTGACACGATTGCTCGGAATGGCCATTACTTCTACATCAGCTAAGGGCCTCCCTTGCCCATCGGTAACCACACCCATGATTTGCCCTGGTAATCGCATTGAAATGTCTATACCGGAAACCGTCCCATCTTTTGTCAAGGTGACAGGGGTATAACCGCGAGGGTCATTCTCTTTTACATAAAACGAGGAACCGTAGCCATCGGCCCAGGCTTGCACCACATAAGTTCCCTCGGGCAGATCGGTGATCACATAGTCACCGTTTTCATCGGTCGGTGCGCTGTTTCCTACACCGGATTGTGGATCTTGTGCCACAACTTTTGCATATGCAACGGGGTTTCTGGTTTTAGCATTGATAATACGACCCTTGATCACGCCACTTCCGGCAGGCGGCGGCGGATTAATGACACCGCCCAGATCAAAATTCACAAACTGGGTTATACTACCATCTTTGACTTCAATGGGTTTGGAATCGGACTCAGACGTCCCGCCTCCATAGAATTGCTGGAAGCCCGATGCGGTAACGGCATATACATAATAAAGGCCCTCCGGCAGTTCTTTTAGTTCATACGTACCATCCGCAGCAACTTCGGCACGGGTCTTAAACACCGTAGGCGGCAGGCTATAGGCCACAACGGTGGCCGAGGGCATGTTACCCGTTGGGTCTAAAGGTAGGTTTACGGTTCCCCGTATGCTCCCGCCCACACGACCGGATGTCGCAAAAACGGGCAAAATGGCCATCCACATCAAAGCAATGGACAGATAATAGCGGACTTTCATGTCTGTTAGGATTTGGGTCAAAGGTTATTTATTCTGATTACCCCACAGAATCCCCGAACACCCAACCCCAGTTAGGCGGAGTCTCGGTGAACCGTGTCGGGGTGAAAAGCAGGTGCACAAATGGCCCAGTATTCGGTTTCTTCCGAGCCAGGTGTGCTGTACCGGATTCGTGTTCCGGCAGCGACATAGGTTACTTCGCCAGCATGTACATCTGTGGTTCCTTCAGGGTACTCCACCCGTAAACAGCCACGCACCACCAAGGTGGCCTCGTCAAATGCAGGCGTTTGGAAAGGCTCGGTCCAGTGGGCTGTTGCGACCATATGTGCAACACTCATCCGACCAGTGCCCGTGCGAACATGTCCGATAAATTCCTCAATGCGCTTCTCGCCAATGCCGGGGGCCACAATGCGGGTTGGTTCAGAAATATGGTGAATCATAGGGTAGTTTCGGTTACATGGATTACAATGAAAAAACTATGGTTAATTCAACTTTATTAACCCCTTCGTTTTCATCAATAAAATCCTCTTGGGTCGAATACTTTGTTATTATAAGAAGGGGGTACTTTACTCACTCTGCCTTCACAAACTGACGACGCTCCATGGTTTGGGGGTGGCCGCAGGTTCAAAAACTTACGTTTTTTCTTTAATCCAATCCATACACCTCGGCAATTTCATCGGGCGAGAAAGCTTTTTGCAGGCTAAGTGGGAGCATTTGCTTCGTAATGAGGAATGGACCCAAAACCAGGACGTCTAAATGGGTTCGGACAAAGCACGTAAACGCCTCTTTCGGACTGCATACAATGGGTTCGCCACGCACATTAAAACTGGTATTCACCAACACCGGACAATCCGTCAACGCTTCAAAAGCGGTCAACAGACGATGATAGAGAGGGTTAAGCTCTGGATGTACGGTTTGAATGCGTGCCGACCCGTCCACATGGGTGACAGCCGGAATGGTGGAATGCGCTTGGCGCTCTTCTAAACGGGTCTGTATGTTTTCTGAGCCTGCCTCATCCGGAGCCTTCCACCCTTTAACAGGGGCAACCAGCAACATATATGGGCTATCAGCCTCCAAATCAAACCAGTCTTGTACGCGGTGCCGCAGTACCGAAGGAGCAAATGGCCGAAAACTTTCTCTGAATTTAATCTTCAGATTGACGTTTTTTTGTACATCCGTGCCTCTTGGATCGGCCAAAATGGAACGATTTCCTAGTGCCCTCGGACCAAACTCCATCCGTCCTTGAAACCATCCGACTGTTTGTTGCTGGGCAAGTAGCGTTGCCGTTCTTTCCGGAAGGGCTTCATAGCCCACTTCTTCACATGGAATTTTTTCGGATTCGAGAAATGCCCGAATGTCATCATCGGCAAAGGAGGGCCCCAGGTAAGGATCAAAAAAAGCCCTCTCAGAGGCGCTTCTGTCTTGTTTGGCATAATCATGCCAAACCAATAGGGCAGCCCCAAGCGCTCCACCTGCATCTCCGGAAGCGGGCTGCACCCATATTTTCCGAAATCCAGCCTCTCGTAACAACCGACCATTAGCCACACAATTCAAGGCAACACCACCGGCCAAGCACAGGTTTTCGGCGTGGGTTTCTTTCCGAATGTGGCGGGCGGTTTTTAGCATAATTTCCTCCGTCACCACCTGCACCGAGCGTGCTAAGTCCATTTCTCGCTGAGTGATGGGCGACTCTGGCGTTCGGGCCGGACCTCCAAACAAAGATTCAAACCGCTTCCCGGTCATCCTTAACCCTGTCATATACGTGAAATAATCGAGGTTCAGGCGATAAGACCCGTCTTCTTTTACGGAAATCAGATGGTCATAAATTTTTTGGACATACCGAGGTTCGCCATAGGGCGCAAGACCCATCAACTTGTACTCGCCAGAGTTTACCCGAAAGCCCGTGAAGTAGGTAAAAGCCGAGTAGAGCAGCCCCAAAGAGTGTGGAAAATTCAACGCGGCCTGAATCCGAAGTTTATTCCCACTTCCAACCCCCCAACTGGAGGTCGCCCACTCACCCACGCCATCCATAGTCAGGAAAGCGGCTTCCTGAAAGGGTGAGGGATAAAACGCACTGGCTGCATGGCTCTCGTGGTGTTCGGTAAATAGGACTTTTCCTTCCCAGTTCAATTCTTTTTGGATCAGGTCGGGAATCCACAGTTTCTGTTTTAGCCAAATGGGCATGGCTTTCAAAAAAGAAGGCCAGCCAAAAGGTGCATTGGCTACATACGTTTCCAACAGGCGTTCGAACTTCAGAAACGGTTTTTCATAAAAAACCACATGGTCCACATCGCCTATGGTAATATTGGCCTGTCTAAGGCAAAAGGCCACAGCGTGTCGTGGGAAGTCGGGGTCATGCTTTTTGCGTGTAAAGGCTTCTTCTTGGACGGCAGCCACCACCCGTCCGTCTTGTACCAAACAAGCCGCAGCATCGTGATAGTAACAGGATAAACCAAGAATATTCAAGGTGTTAAGGATTTGATATAGCGTTCGTTTCGGCAAGGAAGGCCGCTCCCCGTCCTTTAACTTGCTCATCCCATTGTTTCATCCAACCCTTCGACCGTTTCCCCAACACGTGCCAATCAATGGTCATTGCAGAAATGGGGTACTGCCGGATCCATGCTGGCAGTCGTTCTACGGGAATGTCTTTCCGGACAGGAATGCGGTACATTTCTTCAGCTTGGTCTCGCATGGCCTCTCGCGATGTCACAAACTCATAGAAGCGAATGGCTTCTTTTTGGTTTCGTCCTCCTTTCACCAAGGCAATAGCATCAATGAGGACAGGTGTCTCATTGGTAGGAAAGGCAATACCAAATGGGTTGCCTTTTTTCTGCTGCAAAAGAATATCCGGCAGGTTCCAGAGGGTAAGGTCTCCTTCCTGACGGGCCAGTTTGATATAGAGTTGCGTAGGATCGGCGGTATAGGTTTTGGTTTGCTGGTCTAATTTAGCCAACCAGCGCAACCCTTCCATTTCGTTCTTTTGGCGCATCACAAGCGCCCCAAAAAGGGCTACCATTGTCCCAGACTCCAGAGGATATCGAACCAAAATGCGCCCTTTCCATTTGGGATCTAATAATTCATCCCATTTTTGAGGGGGTTCTTTAACCGTTTCGGCATTAAAGGCGATACCAACTGGCG of Bacteroidetes Order II. bacterium contains these proteins:
- a CDS encoding carboxypeptidase regulatory-like domain-containing protein → MKVRYYLSIALMWMAILPVFATSGRVGGSIRGTVNLPLDPTGNMPSATVVAYSLPPTVFKTRAEVAADGTYELKELPEGLYYVYAVTASGFQQFYGGGTSESDSKPIEVKDGSITQFVNFDLGGVINPPPPAGSGVIKGRIINAKTRNPVAYAKVVAQDPQSGVGNSAPTDENGDYVITDLPEGTYVVQAWADGYGSSFYVKENDPRGYTPVTLTKDGTVSGIDISMRLPGQIMGVVTDGQGRPLADVEVMAIPSNRVNWNWGGYATQTDENGQYLLEKLDPEDYYVQVVIPELDVSVWYPNAKEMTESRSIPVKEGELVKGIDFKLEVRFTYGSATGKVTTKDGTPVTAGYVLLASTEVSASGRGFYNTKLEADGRFRFDRVLAGTYQLSVQVFTSNGGQLYQLTYPQMVTINENAERSGLDFVVPLMNGRISGVVKDKNGNPIAQAGVIVESLDPVATTRLYTQTDPEGRFVINNLPDGDYLLSASACISFSCAYIWYKQAETPEEATLISIENGKSNPEDIQFDMPIQKGTGVISGVVTDKTGMPLPHANLSLFSRAILDPVGNANGRATFGGFAMADENGAFVIKDIPEGAYNLFTSWYGEGDMMDDAWYDGKKDMAEATVIQLSQGEVLSNLKVQLDPKPIFGAVVGILTTKDGKAIENALVELKPAGSGGDGMDWMFFKMASFQKTTRTDANGRFAFDQVFRGAYEVAAFADGLRVYSGNVNQPEEAVAVEVEGGAKTSIELVALPQRLTGNGVVAGWVLNDSRTPIENSVVTLTHVDTEEVFTALPQKDGSFRLAGVPDGAYVLKGQAPYHMPMYFKDTWDPAQAEMLRIDSNQPTWEGLVLRLNPVYYRWLDMGGNVNKTPTEANASARIKGVVKSDKGQPISGASVYAMDEAGNPVTVATTEKDGAFQITDLSAGAQLRIYASKVGYKGQYQDGTAALTLNQPIQLANGTSQFDFVLTPSDASVDREEETSLPNGLAIQQVYPNPFSNTTTLRFSVSTPEKVQVSVFDLTGRRLQLVSDEFRSAGHHEVQWQPDANLPNGMYFFRIETGRMAQTGKMVLMR
- a CDS encoding extracellular solute-binding protein → MKRFGIGLLVLLMMGCVEDSRKKVVVYSPHGKDLLKAYEQAFEAQNPHVDVVWLDMGAQAVYERIRTEAANPQADLWWGAPNILFQQAAEEGLLAAYRPTWANQVEGTFRDERNRWYGNFLTPVGIAFNAETVKEPPQKWDELLDPKWKGRILVRYPLESGTMVALFGALVMRQKNEMEGLRWLAKLDQQTKTYTADPTQLYIKLARQEGDLTLWNLPDILLQQKKGNPFGIAFPTNETPVLIDAIALVKGGRNQKEAIRFYEFVTSREAMRDQAEEMYRIPVRKDIPVERLPAWIRQYPISAMTIDWHVLGKRSKGWMKQWDEQVKGRGAAFLAETNAISNP
- a CDS encoding carbamoyltransferase is translated as MNILGLSCYYHDAAACLVQDGRVVAAVQEEAFTRKKHDPDFPRHAVAFCLRQANITIGDVDHVVFYEKPFLKFERLLETYVANAPFGWPSFLKAMPIWLKQKLWIPDLIQKELNWEGKVLFTEHHESHAASAFYPSPFQEAAFLTMDGVGEWATSSWGVGSGNKLRIQAALNFPHSLGLLYSAFTYFTGFRVNSGEYKLMGLAPYGEPRYVQKIYDHLISVKEDGSYRLNLDYFTYMTGLRMTGKRFESLFGGPARTPESPITQREMDLARSVQVVTEEIMLKTARHIRKETHAENLCLAGGVALNCVANGRLLREAGFRKIWVQPASGDAGGALGAALLVWHDYAKQDRSASERAFFDPYLGPSFADDDIRAFLESEKIPCEEVGYEALPERTATLLAQQQTVGWFQGRMEFGPRALGNRSILADPRGTDVQKNVNLKIKFRESFRPFAPSVLRHRVQDWFDLEADSPYMLLVAPVKGWKAPDEAGSENIQTRLEERQAHSTIPAVTHVDGSARIQTVHPELNPLYHRLLTAFEALTDCPVLVNTSFNVRGEPIVCSPKEAFTCFVRTHLDVLVLGPFLITKQMLPLSLQKAFSPDEIAEVYGLD